The Drosophila simulans strain w501 chromosome 3R, Prin_Dsim_3.1, whole genome shotgun sequence genome contains the following window.
taaatgaattattgaGATTAAATGGACCATGACGTCCGTACTAGAAGTTGAGTGTGAGAATATGGGAATCCCGGCATTTCATTTACCACCTCCCGGGCACCCACATCATCGCACATCATGGTCTTAAGCGGCAGAAGTGCATATTGCCCGAGTCCAGAAGTGGACAAAAATTGAATCTCCCCGGCATATGGTTATAATCCCGCCAAGCGTATTAGCAACTTGGCCagcgaatggaaaatggggaaattgGGGGAGTGTGGAGGACAAGGAGGGCCGGGGGAAGACCAGCCTAATCTATTATGCGGCTGGACAATCTGTTTGTGTGAAAAGCCGTCGGCGATGGTGATTTAAGATCCGAGATGGAAAACAAGCAGAACTGTAACGAGCCAGAGAGCGAGTGCGATTAAATAATCTCACATGAATGGGAGGCGGCTATTTCGAGGCGAGTGCttctatttcaatttcaatttcagttcagttcagttcagtttcaaTTCGACTACATGCGGGATAGTTCAGATGGCCGGCTTAGTCAGTAATCAACTGAAGTTCGGGGTGGAAAGTGCCAAatggaaagtgggcggggaAATCGCTCTTCTTGTTGCGGAATTGACGCGCACCAATACACGGACACTGTGCTCCGTTACGCATATGAGGGCgatctctcacacacacacacacacacacgcccgcacacacacacacacgcgcatcGGAAGACACACACAGGGATAGTAATGAATTGATGgttattttcaaaaatccAACGACTGTCCGCGCGATCACTGCACAAATCAGTTGTGGAATCGCCCTCGAGCGGCAATGTTCTCCGCGTTCTCGAACTCGGACCTCAGATCTTGGACACCCGAAAGCCCAGTGAAatctatgtatatctatgCAACATCAACTGAGGCATAGTCGAGATCGGTGCTTCACACAATCTAGCTGTTGTCGTTTCGAGTTGCTcatcaattaaaattctatATTAGTATGCACGAAAATATACATGTTTTGAGATCGACGACTACTGGTCAATTCTCCGTTCGGGGTTAAGACCCTACCCAAGGCGCGATAATCGCAATCAAAGTTCTCGTCGCCGAGCGGCCAGCGCAGCAGCTACGAGCAAcatccacagcagcaacatcagcgatGAGTCTTCCCGGCGAGTGGATCTCTATCTTACACCCACTCCATTACTTGGAATCACCAGAGTGCTGAAGTATGTATGCGATAAACGAATATGCTCTACATAATTCACTTTATTCCAGCATGAAAACAATTCAGTACATTTTAAGGttaagaaaaccaaaaactacCCATTAAAGAGAAAATAGGAGGGAGAAATATTAGAGTTTTTACTAAGaaattctataaaaataaCGCCGTTATTAAAATGCTACGTAAACTATGAGCTCAATAGATtaccaaaccaaaaattccaaatataccatttgaatggaaaatattccatttaattagtaATGTTTCTCTCGTAAAGAGTATCTTAAGTGATTTTATTTCACGCCATTAAGCTTCAAtcatatcaaattaaatttcactcAAATCTCTGCACAAATCGTAAAAGATGAAAATCTAATAGaccaaatcaaaatgttcTGCGATGACAAAAGCCGTAGTTAATGCCAATCAGGAAATGCAACAGATTTTCCACGACGGCCGTTGCcttagctgctgctgctaaaTCGGACTCAAATAACTAAGTGTTATTGTGCTCTGATTAATCTATGTATATTCTAATTTAGCTGATGAATGcattcagccagccagccagccagccatttGCTGTGCATCTTGGGCTGACAAATTGTTGTATTGTCGTATTCTGGCTCCTCTGCTTTTTTGACAAGTACTTGACGCTTTTGCCCCGGCAGCAGTGGCAATCATAATCGGGCAATGCGGCAACAATAAGACTCTGTGGCAGCATCGCATTGTATGTAGTTTCATTCGTTTTATTcgtttaaattcaattgactTTGAATGCTCCAGCAATGAAGGCAgcagcgaaataaaaacacaaacactcaGTCACACAGCCACACAGCCATACCAGCCACATCGTTGTCGTCTGTCATGGAGCAATTTTGAACGCTGCCGGCGAATACGGGCATCGGGCATCGGGCAACGGAAAACGAATGAGGGTCAAttaagccaatttaaatttaataaacttatgTATTATGTGCAAGAGGTTACTAGCCGTACACGACTTGCAATGATACACATCTACATGCGGACAAACTGGGAGGAGGGTCGGGAAATTGAACAGGAATTGtagagaaatatttatatttttcgggGGAGGAAAACATTTTGATGAGACAGCTGCCACAGAAGGTTAAGTATCTCGTACAGATATTAATAACTCAGAAACTAAGCGATTAAGTGCATAGTTCAGAACACAATAACCTCACCACCGAGCGGATGGAGGCATCTTTGAGCTGTCACTTGTGACAGCGATCCAGAGAAAGTACTTTCGCACTAATTGATTTATCATTTCAGAACAAGATGCTACGGAGTCCAAAGATATCTCGAGATCAAGGGTGAATATTGGATGTTTAAACTAGATGTACAGTGTGCCGTCTACTTACCAAGTTCGCTTTCCTAAGTACTAGTGCCGCAGGAGTTAGGTTCGTGTCCGCAATACCTCCTGCTGCCCAAGTGCTTATTAAAGCGGCGAGTTGCCCAGCAAAAGAATACACGGTGCTCAGTGCTTCGATTCCATTTagttataatttaattgtatttaatatttctccTAATAGTTACAAAAACTAGGCTTGACAAATTATACTAATCTTTGCGTTTGCTGTTCGTAGCGCACGAGTATCGCCTGCCGCCGCATACATTTCGGGATTAAGTGGCAGCAATTCTCTAAGATACATACACTTTTTATTCAGATACATATACTATCCTCAAGCTGTAGGGTGCCCGCTCCAGGGAAGAAACGCCGCTGTAACCTCAGCCTGAGTTTAGAATTCAGGCCTGAGGGCTTCGAGTGCCAAAGTGCGAGGCTCTGGAAGGGACACACACCCTTCGGATCGCTCCGAAGATTTTGTACATATGTTGCGGCATTGCAATTGTTCTAtaaatgcttaatttaatCCTAGATGGGGGCAACACAACGTACATCGGAGCGAACGGCACATTTCGTCCTCACAATAAATTATGAACTATATACAGTTGCCGGTTCGGAGCGGTTAGacaatttcaaattacagGGAGAATCTTGGAGAACCGGAGTGGAGGAGGGCCAGAGTACCGGGGTACCGGAGCACCGGAGAACCGGAATTCCGGAATACCGGAGTGCCGGAGAGTTCCGGCCTTCTGTATAatcatgtatgtacatatcgCTTAGACCGCTAATTAGGACTACTTAGATCTAGTTAAATACACGTATGTGGTAGCTACACTTAAACACTCGAGTTAATCGAAACGAAAATCAATAGGTAATACTTTCATAGAGGATATGGACATGATATTCTCACAAATGCGACTCCCGCAGTACTCTGCCGGGAACTCTGGAAGAGTGCAGGTCCTGTTCAGATTAAATGGATATATATTCGTTTATTGGTATACTAAATATGGCGTAAATTAGTTGCAATCGGCCTGCTCAGTTTGCTTATGTTTCTTGCATTTTTTGCGCACAACAATGATCTCGGGTTAGCTTAGCGAGCGTTAGGATGTCGGCGATATGTTAAGTTGACAGCGTTTGTTTTTCGGAATAGGATAGGGTGTACGGGATATGGATTTGGGTTCCAGGATATCGGGATACTGGATATTGGATATGGGTGTGTAGGTGAAACGTTAAACGATATGTTCTTTAGAAGTAGTTTCGTTCactcctctctctctctccacGAGAATATATTCCTTATCTGGCTTGGCTTAATTACAACAACAGATGACAACGATTATTTACAAAACGAGTGTATTGCAGTTACACTTTTGGCATTGCATTAAGTACACAAGATGCTTACGAGCTAGGAGAAGTCTTTCCTCAAACCATGCGAATAAATACGTCTAGCTGCTAGGATATTATTCGATACGATGCGGTACGATACTCATGTATTAATACATTTGCCACTCTAtatcatttggttttttgtacACTCAGAAGTAAGTATGGGTGTGGGAGCTTTATATACAACTTTCCTGTATGCGATTCGAGGTGGTGACGATCTCTGGACCGGTGCGAAATCGGTACTCGCTCAGCGACGACGTCACCGATGGATTGTTCGGACTCAGCAGACTGACCTCCATGGGCTGGGGCGTCAGGTGGTACGAGGACGTGGGCGTCGAGGTGCTCACACTGTAGTTCAGCGAACCCAACGGCGGACTGCAGGTGGTGATGCCCTTTTTGTTCAGTGTAGCATAGCTCTGTATGGAGTGCGATTTTTGGAGGGGAGAAGAATGCATGAGAGGAAAGCCCCGAAAGGAACACCGTGAGGTAATGTATGATATAACCATCACCGAAAGCCTTAAGCCTAAGCTGTCAAATTATCGAAGTCAAAGTTATCAGACTTTATAAACTCATATTGTGGTTATTATgaataattcataaatattaaaaagttttctatGATATTTGTGATTGTTGATAGTAAGCAAGAGAGAAACTGATTGTTTCGATAACTTAATCGACATTTTTCCAGCTTTAATTCTAGATTTTAATACTCACGATTTGCTTGCTGGGCCGGAAAGTGTAGTGCAGCACCTCGTTCCCGGAGCTGCTCATCAGCCCGATGCTGGACAGACCTTCCGCCGCCCCCATGCCCACGTCACTGGCGCCCTTCGTGAGCTCCGTTTCCCGGAGGTAATCGCGCTGCATCAGGCGATTCGAGGGGCTTGCAAATCCTGGTGGGGACACCAGGCTCTTCAGCGGACGTTTTTCTGCAAATGCGTTAATTAAGGAAACTGAATGAATAACTGATGATGAGTTGCAACGAAGGTGATGGTACTCTaatagatttaatttaaatattgtttggttgacaagaaattcaattgcaatatatagtgaattttattttaattgtttacttAAGAGCTTATCATTCTCGTGGAGATTCAGCAAGCAGTGATGGGTACTCACCATACTGATTTGGTATAACATCGGGATCGGTGTCGTCTATATCGGCCTGATCGGCCATGGGACTGTGCCGGTTCCTTGCATTTGAGCGGAGTGTATCGCCTGGCATGGCCACCAGGCCAATGGGCGAGCTGCCCTTCATCCCGCCATCGAGGCCCACTCCCACGCCTCCACCGCCCACATCCCCGAGAGCGCCGCAGTCGACCGCGTTGCGACCATCACAGTTGAGGGGCAGGAGGCTGTGGTGCGGCTGGTGGTTGCCGGATCCGTCCGTCTGAACGCCCGGATGCAACGGGTCCAGCTGGCAGTCCGCCGGAATCGTGAGCTGCGTGTGCTTGGCCACCTTCAGATTGCTGTCGCTGCGCCTGCAATTTAAATGGGGCCATTAGAGCAAAGCCGCAGCCATTAGCCATTAGCTTGGTTTTGGTGTCCGTACCGATTGGAAAACCTCCGGTAGATGGCTGCCAGCATGATGCAGAAGATGGCGAACAGCAGGCCGCAGAAAAGGGTCAGACCCGCCAGGAATGGGGAGAGGGGCATCGAGAGGCCGGTCGAGGCACCTGCGAAATGccgcaattaaattattaccACATAATTCCCAATTACTTGGGTTCTTGGGCCCCAACCGCAACTCACCTGTGAACTTGGCCACGCCCTTGAAGTTGATGTCGTCGATTATGGTGGGCTCCGAACGACCTTTGGCATTTACGGCGAATATCACCATGCGATAGGTGGCCGCCTGGTCTAGGTTGTCTATCACAAAGGTCACCGGTGTATGCTAAATAATTTCGGGTagaagaaaaaccaacaaaacaaaaattataattactttCAGAAGAAGTTTAAAAACGCAACAATGATTATAAATTTCCCTGAATTTCCCCTCCTATTTACTCGCACTTTAATGTTTAGTGAACTTACAAAACACAGCATCCAAATTCGGTATAAAAAAAGCGTCCTCTAAAGGACCTTTGCATTCTATGGATAGAAAAACATCTGACCACtaggaatatatttaaatgatgcTAATAATTTACTGCAAGCCTAATCCACATTAGCTTTTAATCTCCCAAAAtccaacaaaataatttatttacggagttacaaattatattattttttggcaacttaaaaatataagcaCAGAGCCCCAAAGTATACAATATTTCCATCCGCTTATCTCCTGCTGTTCTGAACACTGCGAGGcaattaattactttaaacCCCCATTGATTAGAGGAAGTCGCCGATAAAGTTGTTTAATGGGTTCGCTGGGTAATTAAGATTCCCGTGCTTATTAACCCAATTCTGAAGCTTACCGAAACCGTGATGTTCCTGGCCAGACGCAACGTGTTCAGTTCGACCAGCTCCAGCATGAATCCCTGCGGAAGACCTCCGTCGAATCCCTCCAGGCAGTCGACTTGCAGCGAGTCCACCGACTGATTGGTCACCGAGCAGTTCTGCAGTGGAAACGGCCGACCTGCGGATAGAGTTACGTCCACCCCGATTAACTGGGataatgctgatgatgatgatgatggtgctgTTGGGTGCTTACCGGCTGCCACAATTTGAAACACGCAGGGACTCTTCTGCGTGCCAATGGAGTTCTTGGCCCAGCATGAAATCGTGCCGTAATCGAGGTCCGTGCTGGGTGTGTAGTTTAATCGCGACATGCCGGTCTTAAAGGATATAGATAGATACACAGGTAGTTAGCACTTTCAGAGTGGCTGTCCTTCAGACAATCCTACCTCGCTGGAGTGCAGGCGAGCTGGCAGCTCAGTCTGCTCGCCGGACGAATTGAAGGTCCACTGGAAGGAGTCCGCCGGCGGCGAGGAGTCCACCTCACACTTCAGGGGCAGGGTCTCGTGCTTCAGAGCGCCCAGCAGCTCCTCGTGGTCCGTGGCACAAATCGGGGCATCTATCGGAGTCAAGTGGGAAATTAGAGCgcttattgaaatatttaacgGCCATCAAAAGGATCGAACGACATGACAATGCAGCTTAACAATGCACTCAAAACATTGGGGGGCAattaaaaagggaaaatataaaaataatttgatcTATAAGCGAATCAAAtctgtttttaaataattagtgTTTTCGTAAGCGACATATTATCCGATCTGATTGTTACAATAATAGATACTTTCTTCTTGAGTACTGTTTTtatctttaaacattttaaagattAACAAATCCAAATGAATATTGTAAGAAATTAACTAACTTATAAGCCAAAAGAATCTCACATCTTTAGTGCGCCGTCGTAATAACTAAACTGCTTTTTGCCTGTAATAGACCTTAAACGGCCAGAATTAATACCGAATTTCGAATTTGGCTGGCGCATTTCGGGCATGGCTATGCCTAAGCCAGGGGGCAGAATCCCACCCATACTCTCTGGTCATTTGGAATATCACTCGGTGCCAGAGTCAGATTCAGAG
Protein-coding sequences here:
- the LOC6728211 gene encoding hemicentin-1, yielding MHHEETYQVVCRLIEREELEDRKPCCRKKPTAPHPFPSPNAWRQLLLPLLMLSGISQVCSTYVEQDELMQNLDRPVPLTTVQGVLGRQAMLPCDISPQERDDAVYMVLWFREGDGEPIYNFDVRGRQFGQARLWSSPTAFGTRAHFSSTTHPAQLKIDNIRIEDEGVYRCRVDFRNSPTRNLKINLTVIVPPDRPIIYGQNRHEKAGNVESFSEGNDIVLSCEVSGGRPRPNVTWYLDNTAIDESFEQRPDGKTINHLSYPNVGRQHLNSRLMCVASNTNLTPPNNRVVILDVNLKPIAVHILTKDRFVSADRTYDVECKSSGSKPPALITWWKGSKQLKKLTKNFNEPDNQSLSILTFTPGREDDGKYLTCRAENQFIDGSAIEDKWRLIVHYQPTTTLKIGSSLNPDDIKEGDDAYFECIVLANPKPYKMSWFHNGKELQHNISAGVILSDQSLVLQSVSRASAGDYTCLAVNSEGKGPSNPVTLRIRYAPICATDHEELLGALKHETLPLKCEVDSSPPADSFQWTFNSSGEQTELPARLHSSETGMSRLNYTPSTDLDYGTISCWAKNSIGTQKSPCVFQIVAAGRPFPLQNCSVTNQSVDSLQVDCLEGFDGGLPQGFMLELVELNTLRLARNITVSHTPVTFVIDNLDQAATYRMVIFAVNAKGRSEPTIIDDINFKGVAKFTGASTGLSMPLSPFLAGLTLFCGLLFAIFCIMLAAIYRRFSNRRSDSNLKVAKHTQLTIPADCQLDPLHPGVQTDGSGNHQPHHSLLPLNCDGRNAVDCGALGDVGGGGVGVGLDGGMKGSSPIGLVAMPGDTLRSNARNRHSPMADQADIDDTDPDVIPNQYEKRPLKSLVSPPGFASPSNRLMQRDYLRETELTKGASDVGMGAAEGLSSIGLMSSSGNEVLHYTFRPSKQISYATLNKKGITTCSPPLGSLNYSVSTSTPTSSYHLTPQPMEVSLLSPNNPSVTSSLSEYRFRTGPEIVTTSNRIQESCI